The region aaaggttcggcttttggtccatctcccagattgaactattggaagtcggtgggctagccgcgaccactttcgcctttcctttcccctttgcaccagcgacaggggaacccttctcctgggcagaatcagcctcccccacagcaaggagttgttcctttgagatgttcgtcactggacaaaagaaagaaagaagaaaacactctaagcagtcagcacccttgtcataccctagtggtatcaaaggcgtcagggagaccctccccgaaaactgcttggagaggctcccaccgagcttaccgagggattggcaccgtgccacccgaagggcagcaaggaaccagactcagactccgagcctaagcccaccaaaagaagtgtttttccagagaaagacaccctaaaggtgttcatgcttatgccctaaaacagcaaaacaaggaacgactttccaaacgcaaatcgccaaagcatgcaaaaaaggctacgtatcgactcacatcaatcacatgcctaccaaagccctattcacgcatgcacataagcgataatggcagaaacctctactctaacaactaccaacaacctaaggtttgggaggaaagagcaaagtagaaatacttactgatattcgggtagttggaggttgaaggagtaactggatcactgcacagcacgatcgcgagaagtaaaagctgcaaagacgaacggcgattcaaaccaggaacttcggcgaataaacccactgccaaatcaaaagaaaaagtttccagatccttaccaaaagaagtggcaagttcggaggaacggaagctgggaagcctgagagttcgaaggtttggaaatctgaaaatccgaaagaaagagaatttgaaagcgtaaagaggaagaaaggtcctttcccttgtttttatagcagggaagaagtcgtttcgaattcctcaaatggacggtcccgatcttcccattccgtgtgcatcagatccaacggctggagatgaagcgacgatcctatttatgactcctcggatgggaataaagtatttatttcccatcattacaccacctcgggcccggagtaccattaaaaaccatcaaatcattactcagatgactgacgcacgcatactcaaccagtcgcctcacgcacacgtcttggtcgcagaaccattcccagaataacacgtggtccttgccgcacttgagtacttgagttcaaacagaagaaattccctttctttttcatactaacactcaggcgggaaaaaggaagccttccgggaacacagaaggtggcccctcgtctaatctaagagaccgaaatatccggaggactgtacaagctcccggatctctcaaagctccgtgaccttggggggtaaatgttatccagatttccggatagcgtttagattgatgtcctcggggaagcagaattatcgatgtctttcacggtaggtgaccagagctcgcggatggacagaaaggcttcgcctctcctgtttagtgtccggattactcttccaagcaaacacaacacggaaactcgtcaactctcccagactcccgaaggggtatccttcggggaagccccttccaggagaggctcttcgagtggtctccgcggaaacagttccgtgcctcgcacggaacaaaaccaaacggtcgagtcctggaggaggcatatttggaatgatattcgcctgacacaggatcccgcctgacacgcccgtcaggtcaaagccgcacacatcccagcacgcctaagggtaccttttcgcctactgttccgctgacaacttggaaaagacggctgactttgtgtgttccccatactttcacgtaaatatacccacatagagtcttgtagccatgctactacagtaattgtatcccctatttatggctggtgtaattaagactcatgtacgtagagaaaaaccctaatccgaaaccctagctataaagaccccttcattttacaagaaggggggcGGCCAACagatcatatagcaaaaactctactaaaatctctctagcttcatcttcttcaagagaacccgagagaaacactgtgagtgtgtgaagttcttgtacaccagccatcttattgtaaccttttccaagtataataacatcgactcgtggactagggcttgttaacgcctgaaccacgtaaaaacactgtttgtttagttacatttcagcacttctacagttcttatctttttattattctgtttgtattcgtttccgaaaaactcggtaaacacgatccatgagcctataaataaagagctcatggcatcattggggGGATTTGATcttttttagactgagaaaactctctagttttgagactttgggaccgtTACTTGGGGCATTTTGGGAGCATTTTCTGAGAGTTTAAAGAGAGAAACACTGTACTTTTCTACTTATGCTTGATAAACTCAGTTGACCAAGGATcctctgatcttaagtgtaggctacatatatcataAACTCTAAGtgtattaggctattaccaacaattggggttaaaccactataaaattacttgtgttatttattttctattcaaggttttttgtcgtttttgcgtctactcgtagttggccaaaaacgtggtcaacaagtaccttatacccaattttggtaaaaaaatatttcaaatatatTATTTCATTCTTAGCTTCTCGACCACTTTATCCGCTTCTCTAAACTCATCACATTACTAATGACCtgagaattgatcttataattgaaaatattttaaccaaaatcgggtttagagtactattttgatccgttttgtaaaacacaaggtccgaattgttatttaacaaaacatgGGAGTCGATCGCGTATTCGAGAAAAACATAGGGGTCGAAATGGTATTTTCCTTTTAGATATAAGGTAAAATAACAATTTTGAGACGACACTTTTTTTATCGACCTAAAAATGATGTTGTGTGATGATCACTAAGGCATGTTTACTAATCAGTAATGGAAATAACATGTGTTGTAATTATTCTCATTCATTTACTTACTTTATTTAGTAATAGAATTACTATGAGGCCCACATGAATTTGGGAGTAAACAATGAGAATACTCCCCCTCTCATTTGTTACTGATATTTCTTTGCATGAGCTTGTAATGAgtgtaaaataaaaaattggaaaattttatagaaatctctttttatttaaaagataattttaaatTCCTATTATTATGATTTTCGAAATTAATATATTGAATTAATTTGTAAGGTTTTCATataattccttatttagcttgattttatcacaatatgtttataaagggaatttatatttttgttatataaagaaaaatattttgTGCTTACTCAAAATCATTTATGGAATATTTGTCTCTTATTTTTCGTGCTGCTCAAAGTAATAAACTTCAGGAAACTAAATCTTTGaagtaattaattgttatttctatcttaAGAAATTTGATTTGACACAGGTATTAGATGTCCCCACCAAATTCGTATTTGTCGGATCAGAATCACCTAaaaatggaaaatcttcattaatcaagaatatcttcaaatattcttgcttttattagggGATTCTTTCTCAGCTTTTCTGAGCACaaaatggactctataaataaGCTTCTAAGGCCTTGAGAAAatgtgaactctttggtgcatagtttgtgagtgaattgtaatatatgtgagagTTTTTTGTTTGTATTCAATATCATAgttgtggataccaaaaatcctagTTGCACGAGACCCCCGCCTTGTGCCCTTCAAACCACAGATTTGAGATGGAAGCGGCGAAGCCTGACCTGGCACCTTCCGCTAAGAGGCCCGCGGTAGAACCAAGCGAGACATGGTCTTGAGCCACAGGCCTTTGTCTCACACCATGAAGATCTTGCATCAAAAGCACCTCGTGCCAAGAGGGTCGCACGCCTGTAAGGTTCCTCGTGCCTCAAAGGCAACTCACAACAACGCCTTGCGTGCCACACCGTCTCGCGCCATGCACCAGCCTCGCACACCACAGCACCTCGCATGCAGGGAACTCGCGAGCCACACCGTCTCGCGCCATGCACCAGCCCCGCGCACCACAGCGCCTCACGCACAGGGGCCTCGCGCGCCACACCGTCTCGCACACACCAGCCCCGCGCACCACCGTCTCGCATGCAAGGGCCTCACGCGCCACACCGTCTCGCGTCATGCACCAAGCACCAAACACCTCATGCCAACGCCCCTTGCATCCTTCAGGATGCGCCTCATGCCGGGCACCTTGGGACCGTATCTCCTAAGAGGACCCATAAAGACTTTAATATCTAAAGGTAAAAACCTAAGTATAACTCAGAAAGATCGTACAGATACGAAGCATGTACGgggtacgacccttaagaccCCAGATGACTGATCCTAATATACACATCAGACAAGTAGTGGGCGTACGAGTGAGGTACCTGGTGTGGTCCTTaccagccaatctctgacactcgtactaaacaagtagtggaggcacattcaagtactaaagtggaggtgctcccatagACCCCGACCATGTACTGAAGTCGACACCACAACCATCTGCTCCACTATGATCTGTGCCACAATCCTAACAACATACATATGTACAATCTAGTCttctgggaccacaatgtatcaggagccattagagccccactATAAATGGATCTTCACCCCTCcagttaaggggttggaaaattcttgtaatttGAGACTATTCTAAGAGTAATATACaagtttttcttctattgttcacaTACAATCCTCCctcatatttctacaagttcttttgcattcattaggttttgattaattctttgagttttccatctatATTCCGTTGACGAGTTTCTACTGGCAACAATAGTATTCACGCGAActtgtagtaaaatgagtgtttagttttgggGTGAGCTTAAACCACTTTCATAagtgaatacatgttgtaatttgaacacaatttttatagtcttcaggagaggatttttacaagccttgtgtcgggaggatgcaagcactcgctaaccattgaagggagttcaagtggttgagtgtttcaatcagaatcagattagtgaagagaagtacaacaaagttgcggcaaatctcaagagggagttttgttttgtttaagtcaatattttgtacttgtgattctttattaattggttttattctctgggtgtggccccaaggagtaggttattcgAAAATGTTTctaaaccttgtaaaaattcgttgtgctCTTTATTATTTTCGCagtgtctttttattgtgtttagtttctgtcgtgacaagttcgaatTCTGTCCCAATAGATCTCAaatctgtttcaacatttaattatcATTTTGCACCTTAATTAAtacacatggtttaattaatttagtaattactaaaaacaaaaTTTCAATGAGTTTTgtcatattaattttatgaaataaaaaatacctattttgataaaaaaaaattatttcagatATGTTTCCTAATTatgtaaacaaaataaaatatttatgtttCCTTTCCACCagtttaataaaaaatataataaaataaatattcttatttttcaatattttatttacaTCCATTTTTTCTTATTGTTTATTATGATTCCGATTGGGCTAATCAATATTTCCCTTCACTTTTTGAACCATATAAAAAAACGACACGGGTTCTTAACTTCTCTAAAATCGACAGGTCAACATAACAAACGATAAACGATATGGAAACTAATATTAAATTAAACTACGTCGTTTGCATGGTGTTATACATTAATTGAAGCTGCCAAATCCCTAGTGCAATTATACAATTTCCtattgtttattttcattattatttttttttaaagtaaaccaacaaaaaaaaaatccaatggCTACAGCCTACATACACCAAACCACACGTGTCATTATCAAAACAGCTACAATTCATTCAATGACCACGTAACAGCATTCATCTCTTCAAACTCGAGAAGCCTCATCTGATTGCGACACGTGCAATCAAGTCAAACCAAAGCAAATCATTCCTTGAAGCCGGTCCCACTCATCTTGACAAGGAGGCTCCACAGCCGTTGGATCTCCCCAAATAGATCATCCGTAGGGAGTTGAAACCTACAGTAAGGACACGTGTTCCTCTTCTTAAACCAAGGCAGAATACACTTCCAATGGTACAGGTGTCGACACGGCAGCTCACACACCTCTCTCCCTTCTCTCATTTCCTCCTTACATATCACACACTCACCGCCACCGCCGCCCACCACTACAGACGGCAGCGCAACTACCGCCGACACCGCATCTGCCACGTCACCTCCACTACCGATAACAACGAACCTCAAACACCTTGCAACCGTTTCTATATAAGGAACTAATAACGACCCGTTGTGAACTCCAATGCCTATAGAGCCAAATGACAAGAGAGTCTCGGCGTAGAGACTGCGCAGAGTTAGTCGCCATTGGTTAAACGGCGACATTTCGAGGGTTTCCGGGCTGTGCTGGCGTACTTCGCACAAGTGGAGGAGTAGCAAAACGGCGTCGAAGTCTCTTGTTCTGAGAAAAGAGTTataattagtagtagtagtagttttgaGGGTAAGGTGGCGGAGAGAGGAGAGGAGGTAGCGAGCGATGAGGAGGGTCTTGTCATGGAGAGAGAGGTGGTGAAGGCGGTGGAGGGTCAAAGAGAAGAGAGTTGGTGAAGAGAGTACGGCGGCGAGACGGCGTCGCCGGTGAAGGGTTTCGGAGAAGATGGAGCGAGTGAGATTTGAGAGTTGGGGAGTTGGGAGGGTGGCTAGTGCTGccatgatggtggtggtggtctCATCCATTAGTGACTTTCAGTTATGGAATTATGAGTTTGGTTTGatcatttttatatatttatatatttttgggggGGATTgaaagaaaattataataaaaaaaattattattatggcCATGGATGTATGTGTAGATTTTTTTGGATTGACTTATTTGGGCTTGGTGATTTATTGTAATGACCAATGAGAGTGTGTAATTGGAATGTACAATTATTGTCCTAGTTCTATAATTAATgtgcatatatacatataattaaattttCGATAAATTTATAAAACCATTAAGATGGTGTAATTAATGACTCATGGCAGGATGAATAAATATAAACAAGAGTTTTGGGCTCTTACCTTTTAAGAGGTTGAGAAAAAGTTTATAAATAGTAGTGAAATTTTTATAAATAtggtttttaaaaaattaatttataaaaatttgactttttatattattaatttaggtttctaattttttaccccctatattttgacaaattaatTTTTAGAATCTATATTTTGACAAGTAGTTCAACTAAACtccaaaatttaataaaaaaaataaatatgccAACACACTTATTAAGGATAATAGTGTTTTTCTTCTTAATatttagtttagtaaattatttgtgattttatttcaaatttatttgacGGAAATTGATGATAGGaataactattttacaaaacacatgtccaaaaagtaatttgtagAAGATCCAAAAAGGTATAATTCCAATTAACTTTctcaaattaaatttttttaaaagttaaataATGTGTTATTTTAAACAGTTTTGTTCtagattttataaattaattatgcaaaaaaaattataacttatttattaatttatacatTTGTATAGGAATCTAAAAGCTAATATATTTGAAAACTTTTAAAAAAGTCATGGAAACATATACAAATTGAAATTTTCATAAACATAATTAAATGGCAAAAAAAGCAATTGGAGGTAATTTCCACTAGTTTATACTAACAAAAAGTCTAATCATTCATTAAAAATTGCTATATTGATTTTAGACAAAGAaaatattagtttatttttttcaataattGATGAACAAATATTGACATATCATGTGATcatgggtatatatatatatatatatatatatatatatatattatttatatgtaccATACGCACTTCTTACATCGATAATTGGTTAGCTATCCAAGCCATGTGCAATATGCGTATAAACTTATTTATCGTCTTTACTGGCAACCCTTTATTCCCCCAAAACCAAATCAATactaagtagtagtagtagtaataataataatagaactAATAATGAAGACATAAAAGTGATAATGTAGGATGCTCAGTTAGGATTAGGAATGCCAGGAATGTAGGTTTTTTGTCCACAAGTATCTGTTTCTAGTTAATGCTCATGCCTCTTTTTCTATCTTTTCAATACCTATTAGATCTACATTCTCAATAGAAACAATTAGAAGAGGAAAAAACATAGCTTGGCCCATTCATGGTTCCATCTTCTTGTCCCTGTAAGTTAACTAATAATgcgcacacacatatatatatatggaagacttctcaatggttactatccATAGataggtactaacaattatgatgatttgataacatagtgacttagtatagcaagtcactaataagtaaatattttttttcctacattaatttcgaatttagtcaTTTTTCTTTTCCCACAATTAATGTTGTGTCCaatcaatgagagacactagctatatttaaaaattgacatatatttgaaaaatgaaaagtttacaatattatattttcataataaatacactttTTTCCATCAGTTAAatcttccaaaaatttgaaaaatcaaaatttatttttaaaaatatgaattaacaactataaatatgaactattgatcttaatccaatggttaatattaaagtaactatccatgagtagtaactattaagagtgcacccatatatatatatatatataaaataaagcaGGTATAACTAAAGAATCCAATCACTTCACCTATATTCAGTTTGATTACACTGAATGACGATGTGGAAAATGAGTCTAATAACAAGCGAGTGTAAATCTCATCCCATATCCTTCGTATTGTCAAGTTATCACGGATATCATAAATCAACTATGAAGGCCTGAGTTGCATCCTTGCCAATTCATAACCTAATACTTCAATTTTGGAGCGGAGAATTTTTTTTCACTAATTATTGAAGTGGAGCTTGAGGGATTTGAACCCCTAACCCAATATTCCTTCCAAGTTTGATATTCAGGAAATTTTCTAATATCAAAATCCaagttaataaataataattttgaagggATAATATTCCAGCTGTACTTTGATTACTGGATAGCTAGTAAAAGAGTCATATTGCACCAAATGCCTATGTGAaaatgaaattccgtttttagtaatatTAGAATACTCTGTTACAAATTCTGTTATAGTTTGGTTAAGCTTGTTGACCATGTTAGTTAGGGGCTAaccttttcttgttttttttcggTTCTCTTAGTATATAAGACTATTGCTGGTGCATTTTTTAATACAAGAAATAATATACAATATTTTTCTTTcctaacatggtatcagagccaaatAAAACTCTAACGAGTATGTTCGATCCAAATCCAAAACCAGTCCAAAAAAATAGAGCCAAAAGAGCCCTTTGTGATTTAGGGATAGTGAGCCAAAAATAGCCAAAAGAGCCAACGAGCCACTTGCGATCAAGCCGTCCAAGATTGGTGAGCAAAAATAGCCACCATCTTAAGGGGGGATGTTAGAGAATAGAATCCCACATGGAAAGTATGTGGGATCATCATACCATTTATAAGAGCATGAGTTACTCTACTCATCactaattggttttgagatggaacctcatgcttcttaccatgcaccactttccacattctaatatggtatcagagaatAATACACAACCCTAATCTtcttccctcttcttctttgctttGCCGCTCTTCCTCTTTTTCCATGGCTAGACCACGCACAAGAAGCTCCACCACCCATGGCTAAACTCCTTCCGGCGATCTCCCACCTGCTGCAACTCGCCCAGAATATGACCATGTCCATGGCGACACCACAACCAGCACTCTTCCTCGTGTGCATCAAGAATCAATGGCCACTGAAACTCCTCACGAAAGAGCTTCTCCTGTTCCCGGGCACATCAACAAAAGGCCTTGTCTCCAAGTCGAAGACACTCCCTACTTCTTGAGCTTGGCAGATCACCCAAATCTCATCCTCACAACTTCTCTTCTTACTGGTCCCAATTATCAATCCTGGAAAAGAGGCATCTCTGTTTCCCTAGTAGCCAAAAACAAGACTGCCTTTGTCGATGGATCCCTTCCCCGACCCCTTCCCACTGATCCTTACCTATCCCATTGGCTTAGATGTAACAACATGGTGATCTCTTGGATTTTACATTCTGTTTCCCCCAATGTtgtcccaaaaatttgaaaagaatgacgtggcggtGAAATGGACACGTGGCATAAGTTAGTAAGGTGATCTGGCTTGGTAATGGCCTAATACATTAGTTAAGGAATGGGACAGAgagtcaagccaaatacgcccaaTCGAAGAGAGTATTTAGACTGGGGGTCGCTTGGAGAAAGGAGGCTTACCCCAGGGTTGGAGAACTTTGAgtttgcttggctcagacctcagtttaaagacccctataattaaattggtgccaagaccaagaaagtgaaagggaggtatgaattttggttcaagatataaaaacagtaggtccgatcagacctaagcttaggggacctcttgttaagcttggctcgaataagttcaaaaagaataaggctcaagttttactcaaaaggggaaagccacatagtggCCGATCGAGCATACACATAGGAGGTACCTTCGACCATTCAGGTCCAAGGAGGAAtagatggtggctcggaccaccttggtccgaggagagaagcctaatgcccgatcgagcatttggttgagcgaaggggttcaaacctagttggcccaaggagaaggatgtgtgcccgatcggacgtggtacttatgagtaccttggaccattttgatccaaggagaggtggtggctcagaccacctaggtccgaagagagaggaccaagatccgatcggaccttggttaaacaaaggaagcttggaccatttaggtccaaggggcattatgcccgatcgcaCAA is a window of Humulus lupulus chromosome 4, drHumLupu1.1, whole genome shotgun sequence DNA encoding:
- the LOC133830965 gene encoding E3 ubiquitin-protein ligase SGR9, amyloplastic — its product is MDETTTTIMAALATLPTPQLSNLTRSIFSETLHRRRRLAAVLSSPTLFSLTLHRLHHLSLHDKTLLIARYLLSSLRHLTLKTTTTTNYNSFLRTRDFDAVLLLLHLCEVRQHSPETLEMSPFNQWRLTLRSLYAETLLSFGSIGIGVHNGSLLVPYIETVARCLRFVVIGSGGDVADAVSAVVALPSVVVGGGGGECVICKEEMREGREVCELPCRHLYHWKCILPWFKKRNTCPYCRFQLPTDDLFGEIQRLWSLLVKMSGTGFKE